The window GCAATGTCGGCTGTATATGAACATTCTCCATATTCATTCGGATGACTGACGGTAGAAACTCCCACAATAACGTCATAGGTGTCGCCAGCCTCGCTTATATCGGTGTCAAAGGTCCACAGACCGGTAAATGAATTTATAGTTCCGGGGCCTTCAATAATTATAAAATTATAGGGAGTACCATATGGGTCAGTTGCATTAAAATTATATTGGAAGCCATTGGCATAATTTGTGCCAATCGACATAGATGGGCAATTGGTGAACTGGGGAGGCTCAGGAAACCAGTACATAACGGGATAGCAGAACGGCCCCTGGAAAACAGGTGACGGCTCCTCAAATAGCCATTCATAACCTTCGCCATATCCCGCGGAATCGATGCAGAAATATATTTCGTTATCCCATGGCAGAACGAACCTAAAATTAAATGCCATATACGTCTGAAGGCCCAGTCCAGAAGGCCATCCGTTGCCAACGGAGGACGACCCATTATAGCAGATTCCGTCGGGAAGAACGCCGTCCCAACCGAATTCAGTGAGACCGGAGCCAAGATCCCAGAATCCGCCCGGTTCAAAGCCATTTAACAACTCCACCGAGCCGTTGGAGCTATTGCCCCCCACATTTACAGGATAGAAATTGTAATCGCTGCCGACAATATAAAATGTCAAAGGGATAGATACATTTTGACGAGTGAAGCCATCATTATTGGCCATTTTAATTTCAAATCTGACAGGGATCTGAGTCCGTATCATCGGAGTTCCATTGACGTCATAAAAATATAGCGGCGAAACATATGGCACAATTGTGGTTGCACCCTGAAGGCCAATTAGACAAATCAGGAACAATCCCAATAGAAACAAAATTGATTTTCTCATCTTTCCCTCCAATATCTTTTAAACTTGCCTTGATTTTCACATATTTGAGGCACGATTTGCTCATGCCCTCCAAAAAAGGATATCGCGAGTAAAGATGTCTATCACAGATGCTTGCCTATTTAGTAAAATAGGCGTTTCTTAATTATCTGTCAAGGATTATCTGGACAAACTTGTGTATGTTAAGGATTAATTTGGTCGTTTTAAAGAAGATATTATTTATCCAAATATCAACGGCTACACATTGCTGTCAAACGGCCACGACGGCAGATTTATTTGCCGCGGTCGATCATGGCGAAAACCGAGCGCATAGTCGGCCTGCATGAGCGTCTGGATCTCGCGTGAACCCTCATAAATGGCAGCCCCTTTTGAATTTCGGAAAAACCGCTCGACCGGATATTCATCGGAAAAGCCATAGGCGCCATGTACCTGAACGGCATCATTGGCCGCTTTTTCCGCTTCACGGCAGGCGATCCACTTGGCCAGGGCCGTCTCGCGCGTGCAGCGGATGCCCTGGTTGCGCATCCAGCCGGCTTTCAGCCAGAGCAGTTGCGAATATTCATAACCTGCCTGCATATTGGCTATCATCTCTTTGACAAGCTGGTGTTCCGCAATGGGTCGTTCGAATGTCTTCCGGGTCAGCGAATACTGGACACAGGCGTCGATACAGGCTTTGATTAAGCCGGTCGAACCGGCCGCGACAGTATAGCGTCCCTGCTCGAGGCAGAACATGGCGATACCGAACCCTTCGCCTTCGTCACCCAACAGGTTCTCCGAGGGTACTTCAACATCCTGCATTGAGATCCAGCCGGTATTACCGGCCCGCACACCCAGTTTGCCATGGATGGAGCCGGTCGTGACGCCGGGGAAAGATCTCTCAACAATAAAACATGAAATGCCGCTGTGATCGCGGCTTTTCTTTTTATCCTGATCAGTCCAGGCAAAAATAAGAAAATTATCGGCGACATCGGCCAAACTGATCCACATTTTTTCGCCGTTAAGAATATATTTGTCACCTTTCTTGGCCGCGGTTGTCTGGAGTCCGACAACATCGGAACCGGCATTCGGTTCGGTCAGACCGAAGGTGGAGATTTTTTCGCCCTTGGCCTGCGGGATTAGATATTTCTCTTTCTGAAACTGATTACCGCGCGACAGCAGCGTCAGTGAATTCAGGCCGATATGCACCGAGAGAATAACGCGGGCCGAAGCATCGATATATTCCAGTTCTTCGCAGGCCAGTCCCAGCGAAATATAGTCCATGCCGGCGCCGCCGTATTGTTCCGGTATACACAAGCCGAGAATATCGGCTTCGGCCATTCTGGTCAACAGCGTCGGATCGAATTTATGGGCCCGGTCGTTTTCGCGGATGGTCGGTGCCACATATTTTTTGGCAAAATTGCGACATAGTTCCTGCACCGAAAGGTGATCATCATTTAGTTCGAAATTCATATTAGTATTCCCGGCTAATAGTCCATTTCAATGTTTATCCTCGCAGTCCATATATAAATAATAATCAGATGATTGCCAACATCAAAAGAGCCGCAAACAGTGTCGAAATGAAATTTACCATATCATTATTTATCAAACGGGATCCCTGAAATAACATGGTTTTTCTTTGACAATGAAAAGTCTTTTCGGTAATCTTACCGCATTCCGGGCATCTAAACCGGGCCTGAACAGTCGCTCCCAGAACAGAGTCGAACAGGGCGCCGATCCATCCGGCAATCGCCGCTGCCATCCATAAATCAAAGGCAAAGACAAGCCCGCCGGATACAATTCTCATACAAATGAGACCAGAAATGATTATCAATATTGCCCCAAAGAGGGAAGAGGCCGTTCCCAGAAATGTTATGCCTCCGGACTGTCCCGGCTCCATTATTCTAAAACTTATAATAGATAATGGCTTATGCTTCGAGAGCAGCCCGATTTCAGTGGCCCAGGTGTCGGCGGCCGCCTCCGCCACAGCCGCAAGATAAACCGGATACCAAAGAATATTCCCTGTGATGTAGTGAGCCACAACGGCCAGGGTTGCGATGCTTCCGTTGGCCAGCACCTGCCATATATCGCGGGGACCGGTCTTACCGGTTTCAAGGAGGCCTTTATCTTTGCCGGCAGATTTCAATAATGACAGAAGGCTGGAGGTCGCGAAGAAAACAATCAATGGCACCGCATAAAGGATCCCGCCCAGCCCGAAAACAATTGTGCCGACGAGAATCATTCCGACCGCCCCGGAAAATTTCAGGGCACGCAGCCTGAATGAGATCACGGCTATTAATGCCGCCGGCAGAAAGGCACAAGCCAGATTTTGAAGAGCTTCTATAATTGAGTCGCCGATCATATTTTTATTTTCCCCGTTATAAGGAAATATACACAATGTCCCGATTGTAAAAAAAATGAATTTAATAAAAAAGGCGAGTCGTCAGACCCGCCCATTGGATTAATAGCACAAGGAAGTATTACCTGGAAAACTTTTTATACCTGTCGTTGATGCGTCCCCAATGCAAATTATTCAATAAATTGTCGATGTATTTGGCACGGCCCGGACCATCCTTGTGATAGTAGGCATGCTCAAAAACATCAAGCGAAATCAGGGGAATACCGCCCCAGATGGCGCCGTAATGATGCTCATCGACCAGCACATTCAACAGCCTGCCGCTGTATAATTTGTCAAGTGTCAGGACCGCCCATCCGGAAAGTTTGGCCGCAATCGCGGTCGCCTTGAAATCTTCTTTCCATTTTTCGATACTGCCGAATTCTTTTTCGATCGCCGCGACTATATCCGGGCCCTTTGAAGTGTCGCCGTTGCCGCCGAGTACTTCCCAGTAAACGTCATGCAGCAGGGCGCCGCCGTGATTCCAGGTCATTCGCCGCTTCAATTCGCCCAGTTCCGACCAGTTGCCGTTGGCCGTGGAGCGATCGACTTTTTCCAGATTTTGCTCGATTTTATTCAGAAAGGTGACATAACCCTTATGGTGCGTGTTATAGTGCCAATCGGTCGTTTCGGGTGAAACAACATCTTTAAGCAGTTTCTTGGCATCTTCGTCCGAATACGGACGCTTGTTAAATTTCCATTCGTAAGCCATTTTAATCTCCTTTATAGTCCTAAGATTTTCGTTCTCTTTAACTTCAAATGATGACTCTCTGCTATCCCTGAATTCAAAACCTCAATTTTACATGTAACCATGTTGCTCCCGAAATGTTCCACAAAAAAGTAAGGATTATTTGCAATATAGGATATTCCATTGACATCACTTCTATCTTATTGATATTCAAGCGGATGATTGTAAAATAGACATTAGCGATACTGTTAATCTTGTCCCGTTTAAATGTTTAAAATGATTGATAAATTTTAAAAAAGTATTTTATTTCATTTTAGGATATTTTGTTAATCTTAAACTGTCAGCTTGTTATTTTGTCTGAAATGGCAGGTTTTTGCGGATTGTAATATAGTAATAAGATGGAATTGTATTTTTTAAATGAAATAGGAAAAACATTTGGCATCGGTGGTCTATGCATCGCTGTGTTTCTTCTTATTATTAGGTTAATCTTTCGCAAAATGAAATTTCCCAAATTAACGAGGGAGCATACCTATAGGATAATAGACAAAAGTATAAGATATGCTTTTATACTGGCTATCGTAGGTTTAGTAATTTATTCTGGTAATATTATGGATAGATTTTCAGGGAAATCAATAAAGGCTGAAAATACAACTCAATCATTCAGGTTAACCGGCTTTTTCAACCAAAAATTAGTAAATAATGTGATTAAATTGACAGGAATTCCATACACCAGTACTGGGAGTGCCACATTTGATATATCATTTACCCAAAATGGGTTACTAAGGCCATCCCAAAAGAGTGGCTACTATTTATATGATGGCGGTACCTTACTTCTTGTTATTAATAATAAAATAAAGTGCGAAATATCACAATTGACAATTCCGGCTTGGTCAGATTCGCCGGGCAACCCAAAAGCTATCTTGGAACATAATATTGAACAGAATATTAATGATCTAATAGCCTCCAATATAGAATTAATCGCTGCAAGAATTAAGGAATGTCTTGATAATGAATCAAAAATATAGAGCCAATAGCCAATCTATAATTGCAGTCTTATTTGTCTGCTTTCTTTTTATTTCTTTGCACAATAGCGCAATTGCAGATTCCAAGAGATTATTGATATATGCCCAAAATACTGCACTTTTACCACAGATTGAGGCTATTTT is drawn from candidate division Zixibacteria bacterium HGW-Zixibacteria-1 and contains these coding sequences:
- a CDS encoding butyryl-CoA dehydrogenase codes for the protein MNFELNDDHLSVQELCRNFAKKYVAPTIRENDRAHKFDPTLLTRMAEADILGLCIPEQYGGAGMDYISLGLACEELEYIDASARVILSVHIGLNSLTLLSRGNQFQKEKYLIPQAKGEKISTFGLTEPNAGSDVVGLQTTAAKKGDKYILNGEKMWISLADVADNFLIFAWTDQDKKKSRDHSGISCFIVERSFPGVTTGSIHGKLGVRAGNTGWISMQDVEVPSENLLGDEGEGFGIAMFCLEQGRYTVAAGSTGLIKACIDACVQYSLTRKTFERPIAEHQLVKEMIANMQAGYEYSQLLWLKAGWMRNQGIRCTRETALAKWIACREAEKAANDAVQVHGAYGFSDEYPVERFFRNSKGAAIYEGSREIQTLMQADYALGFRHDRPRQINLPSWPFDSNV
- a CDS encoding DUF92 domain-containing protein, encoding MCIFPYNGENKNMIGDSIIEALQNLACAFLPAALIAVISFRLRALKFSGAVGMILVGTIVFGLGGILYAVPLIVFFATSSLLSLLKSAGKDKGLLETGKTGPRDIWQVLANGSIATLAVVAHYITGNILWYPVYLAAVAEAAADTWATEIGLLSKHKPLSIISFRIMEPGQSGGITFLGTASSLFGAILIIISGLICMRIVSGGLVFAFDLWMAAAIAGWIGALFDSVLGATVQARFRCPECGKITEKTFHCQRKTMLFQGSRLINNDMVNFISTLFAALLMLAII
- a CDS encoding superoxide dismutase, with translation MAYEWKFNKRPYSDEDAKKLLKDVVSPETTDWHYNTHHKGYVTFLNKIEQNLEKVDRSTANGNWSELGELKRRMTWNHGGALLHDVYWEVLGGNGDTSKGPDIVAAIEKEFGSIEKWKEDFKATAIAAKLSGWAVLTLDKLYSGRLLNVLVDEHHYGAIWGGIPLISLDVFEHAYYHKDGPGRAKYIDNLLNNLHWGRINDRYKKFSR